Proteins from a genomic interval of Burkholderia cepacia GG4:
- a CDS encoding DUF3717 domain-containing protein has protein sequence MSDISIHDLEAAINFWRARSPSSGDELKLCEEASALSKPYALLIVQRGSALQLEGLDPKARKAYETYARLKDGLES, from the coding sequence ATGTCCGATATTTCGATCCACGACCTCGAAGCCGCGATCAATTTCTGGCGCGCCCGCTCGCCATCGAGCGGCGACGAACTCAAACTCTGCGAAGAGGCCAGCGCGCTCTCCAAGCCGTATGCGCTGCTGATTGTACAGCGCGGAAGCGCGCTGCAACTGGAAGGTTTGGACCCCAAGGCGCGGAAAGCGTACGAGACTTACGCGCGCCTTAAGGATGGCTTGGAAAGCTGA
- a CDS encoding 4a-hydroxytetrahydrobiopterin dehydratase codes for MIHKLTSEERKTRLEGLPHWTAVPGRDAIQRSLRFADFNEAFGFMTRVAIKAQEMNHHPEWFNVYNRVDVTLSTHDADGLTERDIALAQFIDQVCTHTQPAA; via the coding sequence ATGATCCACAAGCTCACATCAGAAGAACGCAAGACCCGGCTCGAAGGCCTGCCCCACTGGACGGCCGTGCCGGGCCGCGACGCGATCCAGCGCAGCCTGCGCTTCGCCGATTTCAACGAAGCCTTCGGCTTCATGACGCGCGTCGCGATCAAGGCGCAGGAAATGAACCACCATCCGGAATGGTTCAACGTGTATAACCGCGTCGACGTGACGCTGTCGACCCACGATGCGGACGGGCTGACCGAGCGCGATATCGCGCTCGCGCAGTTCATCGACCAGGTGTGCACGCATACCCAGCCGGCCGCCTGA
- the phhA gene encoding phenylalanine 4-monooxygenase, whose translation MVPNHSVQSLIMSTVVTAKLQEQFDAGLETRADFTIDQPLERYGQVDHAVWQQLYARQSALLRGRACDAFVTGLGKIDLPADRVPSFADVNRQLKPATGWEIVAVPGLVPDRVFFEHLANRRFPVTWWMRRPDQLDYLQEPDCFHDLFGHVPLLIEPVFADYMQAYGRTALAVADDEAALARLARLYWYTVEFGLIRDPNGTNGLSIYGAGIVSSKGESLYSLESAAPNRLGFDLERVMRTKYRIDTFQKTYFVIDDFAQLFALADVDGRALADRLARLPEFPAGAVVDSDRVLHRGTGEGWTDDADA comes from the coding sequence ATGGTTCCCAACCACAGCGTGCAGAGCCTGATCATGTCCACCGTCGTCACCGCGAAACTGCAGGAGCAGTTCGACGCGGGCCTCGAAACCCGCGCCGATTTCACCATCGACCAGCCGCTCGAACGCTACGGCCAGGTCGACCACGCGGTGTGGCAGCAGCTCTACGCGCGCCAGTCGGCGCTGCTGCGCGGGCGCGCGTGCGACGCATTCGTCACCGGGCTCGGGAAGATCGACCTGCCGGCCGACCGCGTGCCGTCGTTCGCCGACGTGAACCGCCAGTTGAAGCCAGCAACGGGCTGGGAGATCGTCGCGGTGCCCGGCCTGGTGCCCGATCGCGTGTTCTTCGAGCACCTTGCGAACCGGCGTTTTCCGGTCACCTGGTGGATGCGCCGCCCGGACCAGCTCGACTACCTGCAGGAACCCGACTGCTTCCACGATCTGTTTGGCCACGTGCCGCTGCTGATCGAGCCGGTGTTCGCCGACTACATGCAGGCATACGGCCGCACCGCGCTGGCGGTCGCCGACGACGAAGCGGCGCTCGCGCGGCTCGCGCGCCTCTACTGGTATACGGTGGAATTCGGGCTGATCCGCGACCCGAACGGCACGAACGGGCTGTCGATCTACGGTGCCGGGATCGTGTCGAGCAAGGGCGAGAGCCTGTATAGCCTGGAAAGCGCGGCGCCGAACCGGCTCGGCTTCGACCTCGAGCGCGTGATGCGCACGAAGTACCGGATCGACACGTTCCAGAAGACCTACTTCGTGATCGACGATTTCGCGCAGTTGTTCGCGCTCGCCGACGTCGACGGCCGTGCGCTGGCCGACCGGCTGGCCCGGCTGCCCGAATTCCCGGCCGGCGCGGTCGTCGACAGCGACCGCGTGCTGCATCGCGGCACGGGCGAAGGCTGGACGGACGACGCCGACGCGTGA
- a CDS encoding Lrp/AsnC family transcriptional regulator, whose protein sequence is MLELDHFDLALLDVLQRFGRATHQQLGEEVPLSPSQIGRRLQRLEAAGVIEGYRVMLRPEKLGLGVTAFTSLKLKHHGDSIIEQFQQQIDVLPEVLECHAVVGDADYLLRIVAPDLNALSQFVMKKLMRVPGVDSVRSNIVLTTFKRNGALPLAHLAPGAA, encoded by the coding sequence ATGCTTGAACTCGATCACTTCGATCTCGCGCTTCTGGACGTGCTGCAGCGCTTCGGCCGCGCGACGCACCAGCAGCTCGGCGAGGAAGTGCCGCTGTCGCCGTCGCAGATCGGCCGGCGGCTGCAGCGGCTCGAGGCGGCGGGCGTGATCGAAGGCTATCGCGTGATGCTGCGTCCCGAAAAGCTCGGGCTCGGCGTCACCGCGTTCACGAGCCTGAAGCTCAAGCACCATGGCGATTCGATCATCGAGCAGTTCCAGCAGCAGATCGACGTGCTGCCCGAGGTGCTCGAATGCCACGCGGTGGTCGGTGACGCCGACTACCTGCTGCGGATCGTCGCGCCCGACCTGAATGCGCTGTCGCAGTTCGTGATGAAGAAGCTGATGCGCGTGCCGGGAGTCGACAGCGTGCGCTCGAACATCGTGCTGACGACCTTCAAGCGCAACGGCGCGCTGCCGCTCGCGCACCTGGCGCCCGGCGCTGCGTGA
- a CDS encoding class IV adenylate cyclase: protein MARNIEIKARAREFDQLRERAATLATEAPLFYRQQDFFYDVPRGRLKLRRFEDGTPAELIFYQRDDRDGPKASYYTRSPVTNPDAMHSLLATALTTRGIVTKERHVYLVGRTRIHLDRVDGLGDFIELEVVLGPDDDEAGGEAEAHDVFAKLGVAQEDLVAVAYVDLLNADTQHVAT, encoded by the coding sequence ATGGCCCGCAACATCGAGATCAAAGCCCGCGCCCGCGAATTCGACCAGCTGCGCGAACGTGCGGCGACGCTCGCGACCGAAGCGCCGCTCTTCTACCGCCAGCAGGATTTCTTCTATGACGTGCCGCGCGGCCGGCTGAAGCTGCGCCGCTTCGAGGACGGCACGCCGGCCGAACTGATCTTCTACCAGCGCGACGACCGCGATGGCCCGAAGGCGTCGTACTACACGCGCAGCCCGGTCACGAACCCGGACGCGATGCATTCGCTGCTCGCCACCGCGCTGACCACGCGCGGAATCGTGACGAAGGAACGACACGTGTACCTCGTCGGCCGCACGCGCATCCACCTCGACCGCGTCGACGGCCTCGGCGACTTCATCGAACTGGAGGTCGTGCTCGGCCCCGACGACGACGAAGCCGGCGGCGAAGCCGAGGCGCACGACGTGTTCGCGAAGCTCGGCGTCGCGCAGGAGGATCTCGTCGCGGTCGCCTACGTCGACCTGCTGAACGCCGACACGCAGCACGTAGCGACCTGA
- a CDS encoding LysR family transcriptional regulator produces the protein MDLTLLRAFATVAREGNLTRAAAQLHLTQPAVSLQIKHLQETLGVRLFTRMSRGLALTRDGQTLLPHAERALAAAADVQRAAAALRHEVRGRLRIGTILDPGFLRLGGFLRALVETHPQIETALRHGMSGWVLEQVRAQALDVGYYIGRPDDDDPRDDALFHTVTLTHFQYRVLAPAGWKERVQRAHDWRALAALPWIWTPPASAHHRLLSRLFAAAGAQPVKVAEVDQEQSMLDLVKSGIGLTLARDSTALAEAHAHALTIVERVTVPTELTFVTLAERRDEPAIAAALRLIETQWAI, from the coding sequence ATGGATCTCACCTTGCTCCGCGCGTTCGCGACGGTCGCACGCGAAGGCAACCTGACGCGCGCCGCCGCGCAGCTGCACCTGACTCAGCCGGCCGTCAGCCTGCAGATCAAGCATCTGCAGGAAACGCTCGGCGTCAGGCTGTTCACGCGCATGTCGCGCGGGCTCGCGCTCACCCGCGACGGCCAGACGCTGTTGCCGCACGCGGAGCGCGCGCTCGCCGCGGCCGCCGACGTGCAGCGCGCCGCTGCTGCGCTGCGGCACGAGGTGCGCGGCCGGCTGCGGATCGGCACGATCCTCGACCCGGGCTTCCTGCGGCTCGGCGGCTTCCTGCGCGCGCTGGTCGAGACCCATCCGCAGATCGAGACCGCGCTAAGGCACGGAATGTCGGGCTGGGTGCTCGAACAGGTGCGCGCGCAGGCACTGGATGTCGGCTACTACATCGGCCGGCCCGACGACGACGATCCGCGCGACGACGCGCTGTTCCACACCGTCACGCTCACGCATTTCCAGTATCGCGTGCTCGCACCGGCCGGCTGGAAGGAGCGGGTGCAGCGCGCACACGACTGGCGCGCACTCGCCGCGCTGCCGTGGATCTGGACGCCGCCGGCGTCCGCCCATCACCGGCTGCTGTCGCGGCTGTTCGCGGCGGCCGGTGCGCAACCGGTGAAGGTCGCCGAAGTCGACCAGGAGCAGTCGATGCTCGACCTCGTCAAATCGGGGATCGGGCTGACGCTCGCGCGCGACTCGACCGCGCTGGCCGAAGCGCACGCGCATGCGCTGACGATCGTCGAACGTGTGACGGTGCCGACCGAACTGACATTCGTGACGCTTGCCGAACGACGCGACGAACCCGCGATCGCGGCCGCGCTCCGATTGATCGAGACCCAGTGGGCAATATGA
- a CDS encoding GMC family oxidoreductase, protein MTTQRTLEGEFDYVIVGAGTAGCVLANRLTEDPDIRVLLLEAGGKDDYHWIHIPVGYLYCIGNPRTDWLYKTQPEAALNGRVLSYPRGRVLGGCSSINGMIYMRGQREDYDSWAQETGDAGWSWDSVLPIFKRSEDHHAGASDAHGAGGEWRVEQQRLRWEILESFAQAAQQTGIPATDDFNRGDNSGVGYFEVNQKRGVRWNTSKAFLRPAMTRPNLTVITGAQAQRVIFDGRRAVGVEYHGGGTDYVARARAEVLLTSGAVNSPQLLELSGIGAGARLQALGIDVVQDLPGVGENLQDHLQLRMAFRVEGVRTLNTLSAHWWGKLMIGAEYALLQRGPMSMAPSQLGAFAKSDPDDPALTRPDLEYHVQPLSLERFGEPLHDFNAFTASVCHLRPSSRGSVHIASPDTGAAPAIAPNYLSTDHDRQVAANALRLTRRIASAPALARYRPEEILPGTQYRTEAELIEAAGAVGTTIFHPVGTCRMGRADDERAVVDSRLRVRGIAGLRIVDASVMPFITSGNTNSPTLMIAERASDMIRADRRAAHEATQVRTEAAVTSA, encoded by the coding sequence GTGACTACTCAACGCACGCTCGAGGGCGAATTCGACTACGTGATCGTCGGTGCCGGCACCGCGGGCTGCGTGCTCGCGAATCGCCTGACCGAGGATCCCGACATCCGCGTGCTGCTGCTCGAAGCGGGTGGCAAGGACGACTATCACTGGATCCACATCCCGGTCGGCTACCTGTACTGCATCGGCAATCCGCGCACCGACTGGCTGTACAAGACCCAGCCCGAAGCGGCGCTCAACGGCCGCGTGCTGTCGTATCCGCGCGGGCGCGTGCTCGGCGGCTGCTCGTCGATCAACGGGATGATCTACATGCGCGGCCAGCGCGAGGATTACGACAGCTGGGCGCAGGAAACCGGAGACGCCGGCTGGTCGTGGGACAGCGTGCTGCCGATCTTCAAGCGCAGCGAGGATCATCACGCGGGCGCGAGCGACGCGCACGGCGCGGGCGGCGAATGGCGCGTCGAGCAGCAGCGGCTGCGTTGGGAGATCCTCGAATCGTTCGCGCAGGCCGCACAGCAGACGGGCATTCCGGCGACCGACGACTTCAACCGCGGCGACAATTCCGGGGTCGGCTATTTCGAGGTGAACCAGAAGCGCGGCGTGCGCTGGAATACGTCGAAGGCGTTCCTGCGGCCCGCGATGACGCGACCGAACCTGACCGTGATCACCGGCGCGCAGGCGCAGCGCGTGATCTTCGACGGGCGGCGCGCGGTCGGCGTCGAATACCACGGCGGCGGCACCGACTACGTCGCGCGCGCCCGCGCCGAAGTGCTGCTCACATCCGGGGCGGTGAATTCGCCGCAGTTGCTCGAACTGTCGGGCATCGGCGCGGGCGCACGGCTGCAGGCGCTCGGCATCGACGTCGTGCAGGACCTGCCCGGCGTCGGCGAAAACCTGCAGGATCACCTGCAATTGCGGATGGCGTTTCGCGTCGAAGGCGTGCGCACGTTGAACACGCTGTCGGCGCACTGGTGGGGCAAGCTGATGATCGGCGCCGAATATGCGCTGCTGCAACGGGGGCCGATGTCGATGGCGCCGTCGCAGCTCGGCGCGTTCGCGAAGTCCGATCCGGACGATCCCGCGCTCACGCGCCCCGATCTCGAATACCACGTGCAGCCGCTGTCGCTCGAGCGCTTCGGCGAGCCGCTGCACGACTTCAACGCATTTACCGCATCCGTTTGCCATCTGCGGCCGAGCTCGCGCGGCAGCGTGCATATTGCAAGCCCCGATACGGGTGCGGCACCCGCGATCGCACCGAATTACCTGTCGACCGATCACGATCGTCAGGTCGCCGCGAACGCGCTGCGCCTCACGCGCCGGATCGCGTCGGCACCGGCGCTCGCGCGCTACCGTCCGGAGGAAATCCTGCCGGGCACGCAGTATCGGACCGAAGCCGAACTGATCGAAGCGGCGGGCGCGGTCGGCACGACGATCTTCCATCCGGTCGGCACGTGCCGGATGGGGCGCGCGGACGACGAGCGCGCCGTGGTCGACAGCCGGCTGCGCGTGCGCGGGATCGCCGGGCTGCGGATCGTCGACGCATCGGTGATGCCGTTCATTACGTCGGGCAACACGAATTCACCGACGCTGATGATCGCCGAGCGTGCGAGCGACATGATTCGCGCCGATCGTCGCGCGGCGCACGAAGCGACGCAGGTGCGCACGGAAGCCGCCGTGACGTCGGCATGA
- a CDS encoding ABC transporter ATP-binding protein, which produces MILGDTILETRGLTKEFRGFTAVNGVNLRVRRGSIHALIGPNGAGKTTCFNLLTKFLTPTAGQIVFNGIDITDERPAQVARRGIIRSFQISAVFPHLTALQNVRIGLQRSLGTEFHFWRSERTLQRLDDRAMDLLTQVGLTDFAHVPTVELAYGRKRALEIATTLAMEPELMLLDEPTQGMGHEDVDRVTALIKKVAAGRTILMVEHNMNVIAGISDTITVLQRGEVLAEGSYAEVSKNPLVIEAYMGSADAALAGAHA; this is translated from the coding sequence ATGATTCTCGGCGACACGATTCTGGAAACACGCGGACTAACGAAAGAATTCAGGGGCTTCACCGCCGTGAACGGTGTCAACCTGCGTGTGCGCCGCGGTTCGATCCACGCGTTGATCGGACCGAACGGCGCGGGCAAGACCACCTGCTTCAACCTGTTGACCAAGTTCCTGACACCGACGGCCGGTCAGATCGTCTTCAACGGGATCGACATCACCGACGAGCGGCCCGCACAGGTCGCGCGGCGCGGCATCATTCGTTCATTCCAGATCTCTGCGGTATTTCCGCATCTGACCGCGTTGCAGAACGTGCGCATCGGCCTGCAGCGCTCGCTCGGCACCGAATTCCATTTCTGGCGCAGCGAGCGCACGTTGCAGCGCCTCGACGATCGCGCGATGGACCTGCTCACGCAGGTCGGCCTCACCGATTTCGCGCACGTGCCGACCGTCGAGCTCGCCTACGGCCGCAAGCGCGCGCTCGAGATCGCGACGACGCTCGCGATGGAACCCGAACTGATGCTGCTCGACGAGCCCACGCAGGGGATGGGCCACGAGGATGTCGACCGCGTGACCGCGCTGATCAAGAAGGTCGCGGCCGGCCGCACGATCCTGATGGTCGAGCACAACATGAACGTGATCGCCGGCATCTCGGACACGATCACGGTCCTGCAGCGCGGTGAGGTGCTGGCCGAAGGCTCATATGCGGAAGTGTCGAAGAATCCGCTCGTGATCGAGGCGTACATGGGCAGTGCCGACGCGGCGCTCGCGGGGGCGCACGCATGA
- a CDS encoding ABC transporter ATP-binding protein gives MRHSEREERELSGVESGTPALEITGLEAWYGESHILHGVDLSVHRGEVVTLLGRNGAGRTTTLRAIMGLTGRRSGSIKVAGNETVGLATHRIAHFGVGYCPEERGIFSSLSCEENLMLPPPIGPREHAMSLDEIYAMFPNLASRRQSQGTRLSGGEQQMLAVARILRTGANLLLLDEISEGLAPVIVQALARMIIALKARGYTVVMVEQNFRFAAPLADRFYVMEHGRIVEHFRSSELEGKMPILHDLLGV, from the coding sequence ATGAGGCACAGCGAACGGGAGGAACGCGAATTGAGCGGCGTCGAAAGCGGCACGCCCGCGCTGGAGATCACGGGCCTCGAGGCCTGGTACGGGGAATCCCACATATTGCACGGTGTCGACCTGAGCGTGCACCGCGGCGAGGTCGTCACGCTGCTCGGCCGCAACGGTGCGGGCCGCACGACGACGCTGCGCGCGATCATGGGCCTCACGGGCCGCCGCAGCGGCTCGATCAAGGTTGCCGGCAACGAGACGGTCGGCCTCGCGACGCATCGCATCGCGCATTTCGGTGTCGGCTATTGCCCGGAGGAGCGCGGGATCTTCTCGAGCCTGTCGTGCGAGGAGAACCTGATGCTGCCGCCGCCGATCGGGCCGCGCGAGCACGCGATGTCGCTCGACGAGATCTACGCGATGTTCCCGAACCTCGCGTCGCGCAGGCAGAGCCAGGGCACGCGGCTGTCCGGCGGCGAGCAGCAGATGCTCGCGGTCGCGCGGATCCTGCGTACCGGCGCGAACCTGCTGCTGCTCGACGAGATTTCCGAAGGCCTCGCGCCGGTGATCGTGCAGGCGCTCGCGCGAATGATCATCGCGCTGAAGGCGCGCGGCTACACGGTCGTGATGGTCGAACAGAATTTCCGCTTCGCCGCACCCCTCGCCGACCGCTTCTACGTGATGGAGCATGGCCGCATCGTCGAGCATTTCCGCTCATCCGAACTGGAAGGCAAGATGCCGATCCTTCACGACCTCCTCGGAGTGTGA